The window AGGCGCGGCCCGCGCGGTTCGGGCTTGGTGAGCGGACCACATCGCCGCCACCGGCCCGCTGGCGTTGCGCCCCGGCTCGGCGAGCGATCGGCTGGCCGGTGTCGCGGATCGGCTCGGCGAGCGGTCGGTCCGACGCCGGTCGGCCTGGCTGTTGTTGCGCGCTGGCTCGGTCGAGCCATCGTCCGTTCGGCTGGCGAGCGGTTGCCCCGGCCGCTGGCCGGCCGATGCGGCGGCAGTCGGCGTCGCCGACGCCAGGCTTGTGAGCCAGAGGCTTCAGGCTGAGTTCGGAGCGGTCGACACCTCCATCAGTCCGGGTCACGCCCTGGATGGGGCCGTCGCGCCACCGGCGCAGCCGAGGACCGAGCACTCCGGCAGGCACCGGATCACCCGCTCCGAAGCCGCCCCCTCGGCACCAAGCCCGTCGCCGAGTGCTCGAGATGGCAGCCCGCACCCGGAGCAACACCTGGCCCCGGACGGCCCAGGCCTCCGCTCCGCCACCCGGCGGGGATGCACGTCCGCAATGGACGTCGTTACAGGATTCACCCGTTAGGACGTTCCGGCCGGGACGTTTCGCCTGATCACCCGGCTCGATCTGACTTTCCGTAGCTAAAACCCTCCCGATCATTGCTCCGTTGTGGAACTATTGGGCCGTTCGCGGGGAGAGGGCCCCGCGAGGGGGACTCACCGTTACGGTCAGCGTCCCCATGCAGATCCCCAGGGGAGAGGAGATCGACCATGTCGACGCCCACGGACACCAAGCCCGAAGAAACCCCGGAGCCGGTCGAGAAGGCCGGCCCGGTGGTCCCGCACCCCGAGCCCGACGAGCACGGCTGGGTGCACCTGGGCCACGGCCCGCTGGTCACCCAGAAGTCGGACGGCCCGGTCGTCACGCCGAACTGCGCGCCGCCCTGCTACCAGGTGGCTCGCTGAGCTTGACCAAGCTGTAACCGCCCGCCTGCCGATCTTCGACCGGTAGGCGGGCTCCGTTCTGCCAACGCTGTGCTGTCATAGGAGAGTGCCTGTGACAAAGCTGGACCCGTCCGAAGTCATCGACAGGGTCCGCAAACTCCAGCAGACCGCGTCGGACGTATCGTGCCTCGGGCGTTTCCACGAGGGCGTTCGCCTGCTGCGCAAGGGCATGGGCCTGCTGGACGGGATGTATCCGGTCGAACGCGAGTTCCGCACCGACTGGATGGTCACGCGGATCAGGCTCTCCAGCACGCTCGTGGCGCTGAACTCGGAGATCTCCGGGGACATCAAGGCCGGCCTGGCCGGGCTGGACGACGTCCGCCTGCTGATCAACGGCGTCGACGACCCGGTCGTGCGCGCCGAGCTGAGCGCGGCGCTCGAGCACAACTACGGGGCCCGGCTGATGAGCGTCGGCCGGAACGAAGACAGTCTCGGCTACTTCGGGACGTCGATGGAGTACCGGCGCTACTGGCTCGACCACACCACGGAACCCGAGCCCCGCATGGTCGGTCTCGTCCAGACCCTGGCCGCCCGCGGCTGGGTGCACACGAAGCTGGGCAACGTCGGCCAGGCGCGTGAGGACCTCAACCGCGCGATCGAGCTGGCCGAAAAGTTCGAGCTGCGCGCCGACGCGGCGGACGGGAGGCGCTTCCTCGGGACCTTGGCGCTGCGGACCGGGGACGTGCCGGAGGCCCTCCGCCTGTACGAGGTCAGTGAGCGCTCCTACCGGGCCCTGGACCTCGACGTTCCGTCGCAGCTGCGGCTGGAGCAGGCCGAGGCGCTGCTGGCCGCGGGCCTGGCCGGTGAGGCGGGGGAGCACCTCGACGACCTGATGGAGTCGATGCGCTCCCTGCCGAGCGTCACCCGCGAGCTCGCCTACATCGAGCTGCACCGCGCCGAGGCCGCGCTGCGGGCGGACGACCTCGCCCTGGCGAGGCAGATGGCCGGATCCGCCCGCCGGCGGATGCTGAAGGTCGGCTGCCAGACCTGTGCCGGGAACGCGAAGATCATCGGGCTGCAGGCCGACGTCCTGGAAGCGCTGCGCTCCGGGGAAATCCCGGCGTCCCTGCCCTACCGGGCGATCCGGACCGCGGAGACCTTGCCGCTGCCGAGGCTGACCGACCAGGCCGCCACCGCGCGCATGCTCGCCGTCCGGTTGGACATTCGGCGCGGCAACCTGAAACGCGCCGTCGAGACCCTTCACAAGGTCCCGCGGCCCGGGCAGCTCACCCCCATCGACTACCGGATGCTGCGCCGCCTCTGCCGGGCCGAGCTGGCCGTGGCTCAGGGGAACCGGGCCAAGGCGCTCACCGAGATCCGGTCCGGGCTCACCGAACTGGACGCCGTCCGGGACCGGATGGGTGGGCTGGATCTCGTCTCCGGGACCGCTCTGCACGGCCAGGAGCTCGCCGATCTCGCCGTGAAGCTCGTGCTCGAACGCAGTGATGCGCGGCGGCTGTTCGTCTGGCTCGAACGGACCCGGGCCCAGACCTACCGCTACGAACCGCTCTCCGCCGGGACCGATCCCGAACTCGCCGCGCGCGTGGCCGAGGTGCGGGGCCTCGGCCAGGCCATCCAGGAAGCCCAGCACGACGGCCACCCCAGCGCCGGCCTGCGGGCGAAGTACAACGAACGCCTCCGCGAGGCCCAGCGGCTCGGGTGGCACACCGGGCGCTGGGGACGGCCGCGGCCGGTCGCCGGGTTGGGCGAGGTCGTCGCGCGGCTCGGCGAACGGGCCATGGTCAGCTTCGCCGCTTCCGGGAACGAGCTCGTCGCCGTCGTCGTGGCCGGGGGTGAGTGCCGGCTCGTGCGGCTCGGGTCCGCCGAGTCGGCCGCCGAGTCCGCGCGCGTGCTCAACGTCGACCTCGACGCCCTCGCGCCCGACAACCTGCCCGAACGGCTGGCCGAGGTCGTCATGGCGTCGGCGCGCAAGCAGGCCGACAAGCTCGACGCGCAGCTCATCCAGCCGTTGGCGGACACCATCGGCGACCGCGAGCTGGTCATCGTCCCCACCGGGCCGCTCTACGCCGTGCCGTGGGGCGTCCTGCCGGGGCTCCGGGGACGGCCCACTGTCGTCGCGCCGTCGGCGACCGCCTGGCTCGCTGCCGAGCTGACGAAGTCGCCGCGTGCCCGCAAGATCGTGCTCGTCCGCGGGCCGGGGCTCGCCGGCGCCCGCGGTGAGCTGGAGAAGCTGACCACGCACTACCGCACCGCGACGACCATGACGGGCGCCAAGGCCACCGTGAAGTCCGTGCTGCGCGCGATGGACGGCGCCAAGCTCGCCCACTTCGCCGCCCACGGCGCGCACGAGCCGGAGAACGCGCTGTTCTCCCGGCTCGAGCTCGCCGACGGCGCGCTGTTCGGGCACGAGATGGCCGGGCTGCGGCAGCCGCCGCGCCAGGTCGTCTTCGCCGCGTGCGAACTCGCGCTCAACCGGATCCGGCCGGGCGACGAAGCCCTCGGCTTCGCCAGCGCCCTGCTCGCCAGCGGGTCCCGCACGGTGATCGCGCCGCTGTCGCGCGTCGGCGACCTGGCCTCGGCGGCCGCGATGGACGACTACTACCGCGCGCTGGCCGTCCGGGACAGGCCCGCGCTGGCGCTGGCCGACGCGATCGCCGTCGACCCGTTCCGCCGGCCGTTCGTCTGCCTCGGCTCAGGCTGAAGACGCTGAAAACGCGGAGAACGCCGGCGGCGACCACACCAGCCGCGGATCCGGCTGGACGAAGCTGCCGAGCAGGTGGTCGATGCGCGTCAGCACGTCGAGGTCGAGCCGGACGCCGGCGGCCTTCGCGTTTTCCGTGACTTGCTCCGGCGTGCTCGCCCCCACCACGGCGGACGCGACGGATTGATGCTGCAGCGTCCACGCCAGCGCGAGCTGTGCCATCGTCAGGCCCGCGTCGTCCGCGACGCCGCGCAGCAGCTCCACCCGCTCCAGCAGCTCCGGCATCAGCAACGGCCGCGCGTGCGCCGGGCCGGCCCCGCGTGAGCCCGCCGGGACGCGCCCGTCGCGGTACTTGCCGGTCAGCACGCCCTGCGCGAGCGGCACCGACGCGAACTGCCCGACCCCGATCCGCTCGCCCACCGGCATCACCTGCGCCTCCGGAACACAGCATCGAGTAGTGCGGCTGGTTGGCGATCAGCGGGACGTCGTACCGCGAGGCCGCTTCGTGCGCCTGCAGCAGCTGCTCGGCCTGTTCCAGGAGCGCGTGATCGCCGCCGAGGCGACCGTCACGCTCGAGACCGCGCCCGGTCACCGGACGCGGTGCCTGCCGAGCCCGTACACGGCCGAGTTCGAGCTGGTCAAGGCCGGTCTGCGGGACGTGCCCGCGCAGGAGGCGTGGCAGCGGCTGGAGGAGCTGAACACCGGACGGCTGCGGGTCGCGAGCAAGGGGGCCCGCCACGGTGGCGAGCGGCTCGACGAAGAAACCCAGCTCACCGAGGGGATGTTCATGGCGGGCCAGGTCGCGGTACTGCGGGAGCGCCGGACGACGATCGCCGAGCTGCACGCCGACGTGACTTCCGGGAAAGCCTTTGCCCGTCCGGCCGATCCGGTGCCGGCGTCGGAGACCAAGGACATCGCCGTCATCGGCATGGCCTGCACCTTTCCCGGTGCTCCCGACCTCGACGCGTTCTGGTCGACCGTCTTGCGCGGCGAGGACGCGGTCACCGAGGTCCCGCCGGCCCGGTGGGACCCGGCTGTCTACTTCGGACAGTCGACGTCGAAGTGGGGCGGGTTCCTGCCGCCGCTCGACGTCGACCCACTGGACCACGGCATTCCGCCGTCCGCGATGAGCAGCATCGATCCCGCTCAGCTCGTGTCGCTGGAGACCGCGCGCCGGGCATTGGCCGACGCGGGCTACGGCGAGCGCGACTTCGATCGCGAGCACACGAGCGTCGTGTTCGGCGCGGAGGCGGGCGGCGACCTCGCGAACGCGGGCACGCTGTGGTCACTGCTCGACGGCTACCTCGACGAGGTGCCGCCCGAGCTGCTCGCGCAGCTGCCCGAACCCACCGAGGACACCTTCCCCGGCACGCTCGCCAACGCCATCTCCGGCCGGATCGCCAACCGCCTCGACCTCGGCGGCGCGAACTACACCGTCGACGCCGCGTGCGGCTCGTCGCTGGCAGCGTTCGACCTCGCCGCGAAGGAGCTGCGTGCCGGGACCAGCTCGCTGGTGCTGTGCGGTGCGGTCGACCTGCACAACGGCATCCACGACTACCTGATGTTCACCTCGGCGGGCGCGCTCTCGCCGACGGGCCGCTGCCGCCCGTTCGACGCGGCGGCCGACGGCATCGCGCTCGGCGAGGGCGTCGCGTGCCTGGTGCTCAAGCGCCTGTCCGACGCCGAACGCGACGGTGACCGGATCTACCCGGTGGTCAAGGGCGTGGGCGCGGCGAGCGACGGCAAGGCGCTCGGGCTGACCGCGCCGCGTCCGGAAGGCCAGCGCCGGGCACTGGACCGGGCTTACCGCGACGCCGGAGTGTCCCCTGTGGACGTCGGGCTGGTGGAGGCCCACGGGACCGGGACGGTGGTCGGCGACGCGACCGAGCTGCGGACGTTGACGGACTTCTTCGCTTCCTCGGGCGCGGCACCGGGGAGGTGCGTGCTCGGGTCGGTGAAGAGCCAGATCGGCCACACGAAGTGCGCGGCCGGGCTGGCCGGGCTGATCAAGGCGGCGCTGGCGCTGTGGCACGAGGTCGTGCCGCCGACGCTGCACTTGACGAGGCCGAACGCGGCCTGGGACCCGGCGGCGAGCCCGTTGACGTTCACGACGGCGGCGCGGCCGTGGGCGGATCCGGCCCGGTTGGCGGGGGTGAGCGCGTTCGGCTTCGGCGGGACGAACTTCCACGCGGTCCTCGGCGCGGGCCCGGTGGCCCCGGACCGGCGGCACGGCCTGCGGGACTGGTCCGCCGACGCCGAGGAGATCCTCCGCAGCGTCCGGAAGACCGACGCGGACCCGGGCCAGATCGCTTTCCTCTTCCCCGGCCAAGGCAGTCAGCGCACCGGCATGCTCGCCGAGCTCTTCGTGCACTTCCCCGAACTCGCCGACCTCCTCCGGCTCGCCCCCGACGTCGCCGGGAAAGCGTTTCCCCCCAAGGCTTTCAACGCCGGCACCGCCCAAGCGCGCGAACAAGCCCTCACCGACACCCGCGTGGCGCAGCCCGCGCTGGGACTGGTCGAGACCGCTGTGGCAACGCTGCTCCGGCAGGTCGGCGTCCGGCCGGACTTCCTCGCCGGGCACAGCTACGGCGAACTCGTCGCGCTGTCGGTCGCCGGTGCCTTCGACACCGAAACCCTGCTCAGGCTGAGCCGAGCGCGTGCGAACGCCATCGCCGACGTCGCCCGGCCCGGCGCGCCGTCATGGCGGCGAAGGATCTCCTGACGCCCACCCTGATCGGCCCCGACGTCGTGGTCGCCAACCACAACGCGCCCGAGCAGGTCGTCCTGTCGGGACCGGTGGCCGCGGTGGAACGGGCGATCCGGCGGCTGCGCGAAACCGGCGTCACCGCCCAGCGGATCCCGGTCGCCTGTGCCTTTCACAGTCCGCTCGCCCCGGGAGTTCCCGCCGGGCCTGCTGCCCGAGCACGTCCCGGCCGACCCGCTGGGAAATCCGCCCGCGGCGCTGACCCCGGCTCCCGACACGGACCTGGCGGGGTTGACGGCGTTGCCGGCCGGCTGGACGGCGGCGGTCGGCCCCCTGGTCGCGCCGGCGGCGGCCGCGGAGTCGTTCCGGATCGCCCGCCGCGCGCTGGACCTGGCGGCGCGGGGCCTGCTGGAGGCGCCCGGCCCGGTGTTCTGGTGCCGCGACCACCTGACGACGCTGCTGCTCCTGGTGGACGAGTTCCTGGTCGCCCAGCTGGCAACGACGACGTTGACGCCGCTGGCCGGGTTGTCCGGCCGACGGCGGGAGCAGCTGGCGGAGACGTTGCTGGCGCTGGTCCAGACCCGCGGAAGCGCCCCCGAGCTGGGCCGGCTGCTGGACCTGCACCCGCAGACGATCCGGGCGCGGCTCAAGAAGCTGGGCGAGCTGTTCGGGGCGCGGTTGGCCGACCCGGGGGAGCGGCTGCGGCTGGAGCTGGCGTTGCTGGCGGAGCGGGCACTTCCGGGCGAGGAGTGATCCGGGCACGGCGTCCTACGGCATTTCGAGGACCGTCCCGGCACGCGGTCCGGCGAGCCGCTCCGCGACAGGTTCACCGTTCTGGGGGACACCACCTGGTGGCGCTGACGGTGCTGCTTTCGGGAACACCCACCGCCGGTAGCCGTACCAGCGGACAGCGGTTCCGGACAAAGTGCCCAGCACCATCCCCGCCACGAAGTCCGCGACCTCCTGCGCCAGGTGGCTCACGTGCGGGACCGACAGGTGCAGCGCGTACCGCGAGACCAGCGCCGGCACCAGGTTCACCGCCACCGCACCCGCGTTGACCACGAAGAACAGCGCCGCCTCGCGCAGTCGCCGGTGCCCTCCTCGGCCGGCGAACGACCAGCGTCGCGACAACAGGTACGCGAACGCCGTGGAGGTCACCGTCGCGAGGAAGAGGGCCGTCACCGGCTTCTCGGACAACACGGTGAGCTTCAGGCTGTAGTCGCCCAGTAGGGTGACCCCGTACGCGGCCAGGCCGACGACGGCGAAGCGGAGCAGCTCTCGCGGCTCGGCCATGGTTCCTCCAGGTGACGCCGACAGGGTGGAGGTCTTTCGA of the Amycolatopsis sp. NBC_01488 genome contains:
- a CDS encoding helix-turn-helix domain-containing protein; translation: MPFTVRSPREFPPGLLPEHVPADPLGNPPAALTPAPDTDLAGLTALPAGWTAAVGPLVAPAAAAESFRIARRALDLAARGLLEAPGPVFWCRDHLTTLLLLVDEFLVAQLATTTLTPLAGLSGRRREQLAETLLALVQTRGSAPELGRLLDLHPQTIRARLKKLGELFGARLADPGERLRLELALLAERALPGEE
- a CDS encoding GtrA family protein, with product MAEPRELLRFAVVGLAAYGVTLLGDYSLKLTVLSEKPVTALFLATVTSTAFAYLLSRRWSFAGRGGHRRLREAALFFVVNAGAVAVNLVPALVSRYALHLSVPHVSHLAQEVADFVAGMVLGTLSGTAVRWYGYRRWVFPKAAPSAPPGGVPQNGEPVAERLAGPRAGTVLEMP
- a CDS encoding aldo/keto reductase, with amino-acid sequence MGERIGVGQFASVPLAQGVLTGKYRDGRVPAGSRGAGPAHARPLLMPELLERVELLRGVADDAGLTMAQLALAWTLQHQSVASAVVGASTPEQVTENAKAAGVRLDLDVLTRIDHLLGSFVQPDPRLVWSPPAFSAFSASSA
- a CDS encoding CHAT domain-containing protein, which produces MTKLDPSEVIDRVRKLQQTASDVSCLGRFHEGVRLLRKGMGLLDGMYPVEREFRTDWMVTRIRLSSTLVALNSEISGDIKAGLAGLDDVRLLINGVDDPVVRAELSAALEHNYGARLMSVGRNEDSLGYFGTSMEYRRYWLDHTTEPEPRMVGLVQTLAARGWVHTKLGNVGQAREDLNRAIELAEKFELRADAADGRRFLGTLALRTGDVPEALRLYEVSERSYRALDLDVPSQLRLEQAEALLAAGLAGEAGEHLDDLMESMRSLPSVTRELAYIELHRAEAALRADDLALARQMAGSARRRMLKVGCQTCAGNAKIIGLQADVLEALRSGEIPASLPYRAIRTAETLPLPRLTDQAATARMLAVRLDIRRGNLKRAVETLHKVPRPGQLTPIDYRMLRRLCRAELAVAQGNRAKALTEIRSGLTELDAVRDRMGGLDLVSGTALHGQELADLAVKLVLERSDARRLFVWLERTRAQTYRYEPLSAGTDPELAARVAEVRGLGQAIQEAQHDGHPSAGLRAKYNERLREAQRLGWHTGRWGRPRPVAGLGEVVARLGERAMVSFAASGNELVAVVVAGGECRLVRLGSAESAAESARVLNVDLDALAPDNLPERLAEVVMASARKQADKLDAQLIQPLADTIGDRELVIVPTGPLYAVPWGVLPGLRGRPTVVAPSATAWLAAELTKSPRARKIVLVRGPGLAGARGELEKLTTHYRTATTMTGAKATVKSVLRAMDGAKLAHFAAHGAHEPENALFSRLELADGALFGHEMAGLRQPPRQVVFAACELALNRIRPGDEALGFASALLASGSRTVIAPLSRVGDLASAAAMDDYYRALAVRDRPALALADAIAVDPFRRPFVCLGSG